From a region of the Haloferax volcanii DS2 genome:
- a CDS encoding ornithine cyclodeaminase, nickel-pincer nucleotide-dependent produces the protein MTFTRTVELDGHIIDSGMMQQAMGIVMDLGGDFDVEQFDVGRQKDEPSYCRMSVSADDRETLQEILHELHQIGANLTDPVDARVEASPADRVVPVGFYSTTNHPTDVRYQGEWLPVEDIEMDCAIVIEETDDGPRASTKVLNGIEEGDLVVTDEAGIRVKPPERPRDASGPFGFMQGGVSSERPSESLIEEVAEALRETKADGGNVLVVAGPALIHSGGGDALAELVREGYVDMISAGNGFATHDIERGLYGTSLGMDMETMEHPRKGHKHHIYTISEVIRAGGIAEAVEEGLIESGVMYECVKHDVPYVLAGSIRDDGPLPDTITDTIEAQNAIREQAHRADMVLMLSTLLHSVAVGNCLPSTAKTVCVDINPATVTQLLDRGSSQAIGMVTDIGTFVPTLAEKVLEADDDNDDN, from the coding sequence ATGACGTTCACGCGCACGGTCGAACTCGACGGCCACATCATCGACTCGGGGATGATGCAACAGGCCATGGGCATCGTGATGGACCTCGGCGGCGACTTCGACGTCGAACAGTTCGACGTCGGCCGGCAGAAAGACGAGCCCTCCTACTGCCGGATGTCGGTGTCCGCGGACGACCGCGAGACGCTCCAGGAGATACTGCACGAACTCCACCAAATCGGCGCGAACCTCACGGACCCCGTCGACGCCCGCGTCGAGGCCTCGCCGGCCGACCGGGTCGTCCCCGTGGGCTTTTACTCGACGACGAACCACCCGACCGACGTTCGGTATCAAGGCGAGTGGCTCCCGGTCGAGGACATCGAGATGGATTGTGCGATAGTCATCGAGGAGACCGACGACGGCCCGCGGGCCTCCACGAAGGTCCTCAACGGCATCGAGGAGGGCGACCTCGTCGTCACCGACGAGGCGGGGATTCGCGTCAAGCCGCCGGAGCGCCCCCGCGACGCCTCCGGTCCCTTCGGGTTCATGCAGGGCGGCGTCTCCTCGGAGCGCCCCTCGGAGTCGCTCATCGAGGAGGTTGCCGAGGCGCTCCGCGAAACCAAAGCCGACGGCGGGAACGTCCTCGTCGTCGCCGGGCCGGCGCTCATCCACTCCGGCGGCGGCGACGCCCTCGCCGAACTCGTCCGCGAGGGCTACGTGGACATGATTTCGGCCGGCAACGGCTTCGCCACCCACGACATCGAACGCGGGTTGTACGGCACCTCCCTCGGGATGGACATGGAGACGATGGAACACCCCCGGAAGGGCCACAAACACCACATCTACACCATCAGCGAGGTCATCCGAGCCGGCGGCATCGCCGAGGCCGTCGAGGAGGGACTCATCGAATCGGGCGTGATGTACGAGTGCGTGAAACACGACGTGCCGTACGTCCTCGCGGGGTCGATTCGGGACGACGGCCCGCTGCCGGACACCATCACCGACACCATCGAGGCGCAGAACGCCATCCGCGAGCAGGCCCACCGCGCCGACATGGTGCTGATGCTCTCGACGCTCCTGCACTCTGTCGCCGTCGGCAACTGCCTGCCGTCGACGGCGAAGACCGTCTGCGTGGACATCAACCCCGCGACCGTCACGCAACTGCTCGACCGCGGCTCCTCGCAGGCCATCGGGATGGTCACGGACATCGGGACGTTCGTGCCGACGCTCGCCGAGAAGGTGCTCGAAGCCGACGACGACAACGACGACAACTGA
- a CDS encoding alpha/beta hydrolase, producing MSAWRHRGEPPAARGPRRPSHFEYSRVALTFDSEGSNCAGWLYRPDGVESPPVVVMAGELAAERRFGLRPYAERLAEAGYAAFLFDYRHTGDSDGEPRNLVDPDSQIVDWHAALSGLRGRDEIDSRSLVLWGAGLSGGYALRAAAEDGRVAAVAAQNPMLDGKAVTRGRGVKGALAALAAGVRDRLQSRLLGPYRVPVVGDGSSMAVFEDPGVRAAYRDLVPPGSAWRDETPARLFLSLLRYRALPDPDAITCPTLLVSGTRDDLAPADAVAALADELPDATLVELPAGHFDHYDRAFEQTFGHLLSFLRTVR from the coding sequence GTGAGCGCGTGGCGACACCGCGGCGAGCCGCCCGCCGCGCGCGGCCCGCGTCGGCCCTCGCACTTCGAGTACTCGCGCGTCGCGCTGACGTTCGACAGCGAGGGGTCGAACTGCGCGGGCTGGCTCTACCGACCCGACGGCGTCGAGTCGCCGCCGGTAGTCGTCATGGCGGGCGAACTCGCCGCGGAGCGTCGCTTCGGGCTTCGACCCTACGCCGAGCGACTGGCCGAGGCTGGCTACGCGGCGTTCCTCTTCGACTACCGACACACCGGCGACTCCGACGGCGAGCCCCGGAACCTCGTCGACCCCGACTCGCAGATTGTCGACTGGCACGCCGCGCTCTCGGGGCTCCGCGGGCGCGACGAAATCGACTCCCGCTCGCTCGTCCTCTGGGGCGCGGGGCTCTCCGGCGGCTACGCCCTCCGCGCGGCGGCCGAAGACGGTCGCGTCGCCGCCGTCGCCGCCCAGAATCCGATGCTCGACGGGAAAGCCGTCACGCGGGGCCGCGGCGTCAAAGGCGCGCTCGCCGCCCTCGCGGCCGGCGTCCGAGACAGACTCCAGTCGCGGCTTTTGGGTCCGTATCGCGTCCCGGTCGTCGGCGACGGCTCGTCGATGGCCGTCTTCGAGGACCCCGGCGTGCGCGCCGCCTACCGCGACCTCGTGCCGCCGGGGAGCGCGTGGCGCGACGAGACGCCCGCTCGGCTGTTCCTCTCGTTACTTCGCTACCGAGCGCTTCCCGACCCGGACGCGATCACCTGCCCGACGCTCCTCGTTTCGGGAACTCGCGACGACCTCGCGCCCGCCGACGCGGTCGCCGCCCTCGCGGACGAACTTCCGGACGCAACGCTCGTCGAACTCCCCGCGGGTCACTTCGACCACTACGACCGGGCGTTCGAACAGACGTTCGGCCATCTCCTGTCGTTCCTCCGAACGGTTCGCTGA
- a CDS encoding 3'-5' exonuclease family protein: protein MHEGRLAVDIETASPNGQPSDFRNTDDFELVAVGLGHRAGDDATVDVEVLLRNGDWSLDHTADLLRRVVEWCEARGAGGEGVVTYNGEYFDEHHLRAWADRVADAGVWADAPRRIDALFADHVDLGTLAAEAYPEAVRPNRDIPALWKACKEAGVDQPTVWYDDYDLPAGYLDRLGVEADHVKGAHVGEALGEAYVEGVVAELDHTRTHAELTRLLVDYAAGDIEPLFSLHDALRRADASAD from the coding sequence ATGCACGAGGGGCGACTCGCGGTCGACATCGAGACGGCAAGCCCGAACGGTCAGCCGAGCGACTTCCGAAACACCGACGACTTCGAGTTGGTCGCCGTCGGTCTCGGCCACCGCGCCGGCGACGACGCTACCGTCGACGTCGAGGTGCTCCTCCGCAACGGCGACTGGTCGCTCGACCACACCGCCGACCTCCTCCGGCGGGTCGTCGAGTGGTGCGAGGCCCGCGGCGCGGGCGGCGAGGGCGTCGTCACCTACAACGGCGAGTACTTCGACGAACACCACCTCCGCGCGTGGGCTGACCGCGTCGCCGACGCCGGCGTCTGGGCGGACGCGCCGCGTCGAATCGACGCGCTGTTCGCGGACCACGTCGACCTCGGGACGCTCGCCGCCGAGGCGTACCCGGAGGCGGTCCGGCCGAACCGCGACATCCCGGCGCTGTGGAAGGCGTGCAAGGAGGCGGGCGTCGACCAGCCGACCGTCTGGTACGACGACTACGACCTCCCGGCGGGCTACCTCGACCGCCTCGGCGTCGAGGCCGACCACGTCAAGGGCGCGCACGTCGGCGAGGCGCTGGGCGAGGCGTACGTCGAGGGCGTCGTCGCGGAACTCGACCACACGCGGACGCACGCCGAACTCACTCGACTCCTCGTCGACTACGCCGCCGGCGACATCGAGCCGCTGTTTTCGCTCCACGACGCGCTTCGCCGGGCCGACGCGAGCGCGGACTGA
- the secY gene encoding preprotein translocase subunit SecY yields MGWKDAAEPVLSRMPAVARPEGHVPFRRKLGWTGGILVLYFFLTNVTLFGLDAATANDLFGQFRSILAGQQGSVLQLGIGPIVTASIVLQLLGGADLLGLDTDNNPRDQVLYQGLQKLLVGVMICLTGLPMVFAGNFLPADQAVATSLGIGTVGVKGLIFAQIAVGGVLILFMDEIVSKWGVGSGVGLFIIAGVSQQLVGGLFSWQGLGGTSGFFATWIGIITGAIELPASPTDLLSTVFLGQGQLLALITTLLIFGIVVYAESVRVEIPLSHARVKGARGRFPVKLIYASVLPMILVRALQANIQFLGRFLNSSWVGMPAWLGQYTSGQVTGGLLYYLAPIQSRSDWMWFLGLTSADPLDIAIRVLIDLIFMIVGGAVFAIFWVETTGMGPKSTAQQIQNSGMQIPGFRRNPQVIERVMERYIPQVTVIGGALVGLLAVMANMLGTIGAVSGTGLLLTVSITYKLYEEIAEEQLMEMHPMMRNMFGSE; encoded by the coding sequence ATGGGATGGAAGGACGCCGCCGAACCAGTGCTTTCGCGGATGCCCGCAGTCGCCCGACCGGAGGGACACGTTCCGTTCCGCCGGAAGCTCGGGTGGACCGGCGGCATTCTCGTCTTGTACTTCTTCCTGACGAACGTGACGCTGTTCGGCCTCGACGCCGCGACCGCGAACGACCTGTTCGGTCAGTTCCGGTCCATCCTGGCCGGCCAGCAGGGTTCGGTGCTCCAACTGGGCATCGGTCCCATCGTCACCGCGAGCATCGTTCTACAACTGCTCGGCGGTGCTGACCTGCTCGGGCTCGACACGGACAACAACCCGCGCGATCAGGTCCTCTATCAGGGACTGCAGAAGCTGCTCGTCGGGGTCATGATCTGCCTGACGGGCCTGCCGATGGTGTTCGCCGGCAACTTCCTGCCGGCCGACCAGGCCGTAGCGACATCGCTCGGTATCGGCACGGTCGGCGTGAAGGGACTCATCTTCGCGCAGATCGCCGTCGGTGGCGTCCTCATCCTCTTCATGGACGAGATCGTCAGCAAGTGGGGCGTCGGCTCCGGGGTCGGCCTGTTCATTATCGCCGGCGTCAGCCAACAGCTCGTCGGCGGGCTGTTCAGCTGGCAGGGCCTCGGCGGCACGTCGGGCTTCTTCGCGACGTGGATCGGCATCATCACCGGTGCCATCGAACTACCGGCCTCGCCGACCGACCTGCTGTCGACGGTCTTCCTCGGTCAGGGACAGCTGCTCGCGCTCATCACGACGTTGCTCATCTTCGGCATCGTCGTCTACGCCGAGAGCGTCCGCGTCGAGATTCCCCTCTCGCACGCCCGCGTGAAGGGTGCCCGCGGCCGCTTCCCGGTGAAGCTCATCTATGCGAGCGTCCTGCCGATGATCCTCGTTCGCGCCCTGCAAGCGAACATCCAGTTCCTCGGGCGCTTCCTCAACTCCTCGTGGGTCGGCATGCCAGCGTGGCTCGGCCAGTACACGAGCGGACAGGTCACAGGTGGCCTGCTCTACTATCTCGCGCCCATCCAGTCGCGGTCCGACTGGATGTGGTTCCTCGGACTCACGTCGGCCGACCCGCTCGATATCGCCATCCGCGTGCTCATCGACCTGATCTTCATGATCGTCGGTGGCGCGGTGTTCGCGATATTCTGGGTCGAGACGACGGGAATGGGTCCGAAATCGACCGCGCAGCAGATTCAGAACTCCGGGATGCAGATTCCCGGGTTCCGCCGTAACCCGCAGGTGATAGAGCGGGTCATGGAGCGGTACATCCCGCAGGTGACCGTCATCGGTGGCGCGCTCGTCGGCCTGCTCGCCGTCATGGCGAACATGCTCGGCACCATCGGCGCAGTCTCCGGGACGGGGCTACTCCTTACAGTCTCCATCACGTACAAGCTGTACGAGGAGATCGCGGAGGAACAGCTCATGGAGATGCACCCGATGATGCGCAACATGTTCGGCTCCGAGTAG
- a CDS encoding uL15m family ribosomal protein, translating into MTSKKRRQRGSRTHSGGTHKNRRGAGHRGGRGRAGRDKHEFHNYEPLGKHGFKRPDVLQDDVAEVKVQKLDEDAALLAADGVAEKDGDTYVIDARDVAEDGWEADVVKVLGGGQVRNELHVVADAFTAGAVELIEEAGGDAELSERAEEAAEAEESADADEDDEE; encoded by the coding sequence ATGACGTCCAAGAAGCGACGCCAACGCGGTTCCCGCACGCACAGCGGCGGTACGCACAAGAACCGACGCGGTGCCGGTCACCGCGGCGGTCGCGGCCGCGCCGGACGCGACAAACACGAGTTCCACAACTACGAGCCGCTCGGCAAGCACGGCTTCAAGCGACCGGATGTCCTGCAGGACGACGTCGCTGAAGTCAAGGTCCAGAAGCTCGACGAGGACGCGGCGCTCCTCGCGGCCGACGGAGTCGCCGAGAAGGACGGCGACACCTACGTCATCGACGCCCGCGACGTGGCCGAGGACGGCTGGGAAGCGGACGTCGTGAAGGTGCTCGGCGGCGGGCAGGTTCGCAACGAACTGCACGTCGTCGCCGACGCCTTCACGGCCGGTGCCGTCGAACTCATCGAAGAGGCCGGCGGCGACGCCGAACTCTCCGAACGCGCGGAAGAAGCGGCTGAAGCCGAGGAATCGGCCGACGCCGACGAAGACGACGAGGAATAA
- a CDS encoding 50S ribosomal protein L30, with the protein MQAIVQLRGEVNIAQDVRDTLTMLNIHRVNHATFVPETDAYRGMISKVNDFVAHGEPSVDVVETLISTRAEPEEGDGDITDEWVSENTDYDDVAALAQAIVDEETTLREQGVSPVIRLHPPRGGHRGQKHVTKEGGQLGKHSTEQIDELLEDMR; encoded by the coding sequence ATGCAGGCTATCGTTCAGCTTCGCGGCGAGGTCAACATCGCACAGGACGTCCGCGACACGCTCACGATGCTCAACATCCACCGCGTGAATCACGCGACGTTCGTGCCCGAGACCGACGCCTACCGCGGGATGATTTCGAAGGTCAACGACTTCGTCGCGCACGGCGAGCCGAGCGTCGACGTCGTCGAGACCCTCATCAGCACGCGCGCCGAGCCCGAGGAGGGCGACGGCGACATCACCGACGAGTGGGTCTCCGAGAACACCGACTACGACGACGTGGCTGCGCTCGCGCAGGCCATCGTCGACGAGGAGACGACGCTGCGAGAGCAGGGCGTCTCCCCCGTGATCCGTCTGCACCCGCCGCGCGGCGGCCACCGCGGACAGAAGCACGTCACCAAGGAAGGCGGCCAGCTCGGTAAGCACAGCACCGAACAGATCGACGAACTCCTGGAGGACATGCGATGA